The following coding sequences lie in one Thermomicrobium sp. 4228-Ro genomic window:
- a CDS encoding ABC transporter ATP-binding protein: protein MPLVEVEQLVQRFGDVVAVDGLSFAIEPGEVFALLGPNGAGKTTTIRVLVTLLRPSAGRVRIAGLDVVEHPTRVRRVLGYVPQTLSADGSLTGYENLLIVAKLLRLPRAERERVIADVLALVRLEDAADRLVRTYSGGMVRRLEIAQAILHRPLLLVLDEPTVGLDPTARRAVWEALTALRVRDGTTLLVTTHYMEEADLFCDRIAIMNRGRLVAIGTAAELKAQVGGVSTLDEVFTALTGDTLESGGSYSEVRQLRRRLQRFG from the coding sequence ATGCCGCTCGTTGAAGTCGAACAGTTGGTGCAACGATTCGGTGACGTCGTTGCCGTCGACGGGCTCAGCTTCGCGATCGAACCTGGTGAAGTCTTCGCGCTCCTCGGGCCCAATGGAGCTGGCAAGACGACGACGATCCGCGTCCTGGTCACGCTCCTCCGGCCGAGTGCTGGACGGGTACGGATCGCTGGACTCGACGTGGTGGAGCACCCGACGCGCGTCCGGCGAGTGCTCGGCTACGTGCCACAAACGCTCTCGGCCGATGGTTCGCTCACTGGATACGAGAACTTGCTGATCGTCGCAAAGCTGCTCCGGCTTCCCCGGGCTGAGCGAGAGCGAGTCATTGCCGATGTGCTTGCACTTGTGCGTTTGGAAGATGCTGCGGACCGCCTCGTGCGGACGTATTCCGGCGGAATGGTGCGTCGCTTGGAGATCGCACAGGCGATCCTGCACCGGCCGCTCCTCCTCGTCCTCGATGAACCCACGGTCGGTCTGGATCCGACTGCGCGACGGGCGGTGTGGGAAGCGCTGACTGCACTGCGTGTGCGTGACGGTACGACGCTCCTCGTGACCACGCACTACATGGAGGAAGCCGATCTCTTTTGTGACCGTATCGCGATCATGAATCGCGGACGCCTGGTTGCGATCGGCACAGCGGCTGAGTTGAAAGCGCAGGTCGGGGGCGTTTCCACGCTGGATGAGGTCTTCACGGCTTTGACAGGAGATACGCTGGAGTCGGGAGGGTCCTATAGTGAGGTCCGGCAGCTCCGTCGGCGTCTCCAACGCTTCGGTTGA
- a CDS encoding MarR family winged helix-turn-helix transcriptional regulator has translation MQREAYQVAVAELLLELARHLRRRTHPLQQSDLTPEQFWLLKRLWVHGPLRVGELAAQLGVTPGSVTVACKRLERLGLVQRERGASGDERVVTVSLTPAGRQRLEAWRDARRGYLLELLSSLNTDELETLRQLLARLVVAAERVDREGRDLHAAR, from the coding sequence ATGCAACGAGAAGCATACCAGGTCGCCGTCGCGGAACTCCTGCTGGAGTTGGCCCGCCACCTCCGTCGCCGGACGCACCCGCTTCAGCAGAGTGACCTCACCCCCGAGCAGTTCTGGCTTCTCAAGCGGCTTTGGGTCCATGGCCCGCTGCGGGTCGGTGAGTTGGCAGCACAACTGGGGGTGACTCCCGGATCCGTTACCGTGGCCTGCAAACGGCTCGAACGTCTCGGTCTCGTGCAACGAGAGCGGGGAGCGAGTGGAGACGAACGCGTGGTAACTGTCAGTTTGACGCCAGCCGGCCGCCAGCGACTCGAGGCTTGGCGCGATGCGCGAAGGGGCTACCTTCTCGAGCTACTGTCGTCATTGAACACGGACGAGTTGGAAACGTTGCGTCAGTTGCTGGCACGGTTGGTGGTTGCTGCCGAGCGCGTCGACCGGGAGGGCAGGGATCTTCATGCCGCTCGTTGA